The following proteins are co-located in the Polystyrenella longa genome:
- a CDS encoding serine O-acetyltransferase, which produces MATDFRRKEQLPDLTDALVATYTDLNRINHLGHCPLPSTEAVIEIAQDLKEVIYPGYRRRQNLHIGNITYHVGDLIDGLHDKLTLQIARALRHDFQLTHAVGCQEELQQDFEGLGQKKALAFLECLPGIRRLLDCDAQAAYDGDPAAKSIDEIIFCYPGLEAITIHRIAHELYKLDVPLIPRVLAEWSHANTGIDIHPGADIGPYFFIDHGTGVVIGETCEIASYVKIYQGVTLGALSFAHDDEGRLVRDQKRHPTIEEHVVLYANATVLGGDTVVGAHSVIGASVSLTKSVPAHTQVTIEKPQLRFREAPQSA; this is translated from the coding sequence ATGGCTACCGACTTTCGCCGCAAAGAGCAATTACCGGATTTGACAGACGCCCTGGTTGCGACTTACACCGACCTGAATCGAATTAATCACCTGGGACATTGCCCGCTGCCCAGTACGGAAGCAGTGATCGAGATTGCTCAGGATCTGAAGGAAGTGATTTATCCCGGTTATCGGCGTCGCCAGAATCTGCACATTGGTAACATCACTTATCATGTCGGTGATTTGATCGATGGATTGCATGACAAACTGACATTACAGATCGCAAGAGCGTTGCGACACGATTTTCAACTCACACATGCCGTTGGATGCCAGGAGGAACTGCAGCAGGATTTCGAAGGATTGGGGCAAAAGAAAGCACTCGCCTTTTTGGAATGTCTCCCCGGTATTCGACGTCTACTCGATTGCGACGCTCAGGCCGCCTACGATGGCGACCCGGCTGCGAAAAGTATCGATGAGATCATCTTCTGCTACCCGGGACTCGAAGCGATTACAATTCATCGTATCGCCCACGAGTTGTATAAACTCGATGTCCCGCTGATTCCCCGCGTACTGGCAGAATGGTCGCATGCGAACACGGGAATCGATATTCATCCGGGAGCGGATATCGGTCCGTACTTCTTCATCGATCATGGTACTGGTGTTGTGATCGGGGAGACCTGTGAGATTGCTTCGTATGTTAAGATTTATCAAGGTGTGACATTGGGAGCACTCAGTTTCGCTCACGATGACGAAGGTCGACTCGTAAGAGATCAGAAGCGACATCCAACGATCGAGGAACATGTCGTGCTGTATGCTAACGCGACGGTACTTGGTGGAGACACAGTGGTCGGAGCCCACTCCGTGATTGGAGCTTCCGTTTCACTGACGAAGTCGGTTCCTGCTCATACGCAGGTGACGATTGAAAAACCGCAACTTCGGTTTCGCGAGGCACCTCAATCGGCTTGA
- a CDS encoding ornithine cyclodeaminase family protein — protein MSLLFIREEEAQKLIDMPQAIAAVEQVFRSLGNQEAQNVPRHRVQVPGVMLHSLSASVTPLGYVGWKNYITTRTAARFHIALYDQEGHWVALLEADWLGQLRTGAASGVTTAKLANPEAKSVAVFGSGKQARTQLEAVCAVRPVQQASVYSHTAANRESFALEMSDQLGISVLAAPDPATCLTDKEIVITATTSQSPLVTGDLLKPGMHINAIGSNALNRSELSADCFSRINQIVCDDLNSCRNEAGDFVEPLKAGTITWGSMASLAELLTENKNQRECKSDITLFKSVGMAIEDIAVAAHVYEAAKEQGVGTVLDI, from the coding sequence ATGAGTCTATTATTTATTCGGGAAGAAGAAGCCCAAAAGCTGATCGACATGCCGCAAGCTATCGCTGCGGTCGAACAGGTCTTTCGATCATTGGGAAATCAAGAGGCACAGAACGTCCCGCGACATCGGGTTCAAGTTCCCGGCGTGATGCTGCATTCCCTGAGTGCGAGCGTAACGCCTCTCGGCTACGTCGGTTGGAAGAACTACATTACAACACGAACGGCTGCTCGGTTTCATATCGCACTCTACGATCAGGAAGGTCATTGGGTCGCTTTACTCGAAGCGGATTGGTTAGGCCAACTTCGCACGGGTGCTGCCAGTGGAGTAACAACGGCTAAACTGGCCAATCCCGAAGCAAAGTCCGTCGCAGTTTTCGGAAGTGGAAAACAGGCGAGAACGCAGTTAGAGGCAGTTTGTGCCGTAAGACCAGTACAACAGGCTTCGGTATATAGTCACACCGCTGCGAATCGTGAATCTTTCGCCCTGGAGATGAGCGACCAGCTCGGCATATCAGTGCTTGCGGCACCTGATCCGGCTACTTGTCTAACTGACAAAGAGATTGTCATTACAGCAACCACCAGCCAGAGCCCATTGGTGACAGGCGACTTACTTAAGCCAGGCATGCATATCAATGCCATCGGCAGCAACGCGCTGAATCGGTCCGAACTGAGTGCCGATTGCTTTTCCCGGATCAATCAGATCGTCTGCGATGATCTCAATTCCTGTCGGAATGAAGCGGGTGACTTTGTAGAACCATTAAAAGCCGGGACGATCACTTGGGGTTCAATGGCATCGCTAGCGGAGTTGCTGACGGAAAATAAAAACCAACGAGAGTGCAAATCCGATATCACTCTTTTCAAATCGGTTGGAATGGCGATTGAAGATATCGCGGTCGCCGCTCATGTTTATGAGGCCGCGAAAGAGCAAGGTGTCGGTACAGTTCTCGACATTTGA